A region from the Metopolophium dirhodum isolate CAU chromosome 9, ASM1992520v1, whole genome shotgun sequence genome encodes:
- the LOC132952864 gene encoding uncharacterized protein LOC132952864, with product MFKCEQCFLKFVYKPNLIAHRKTHLEMFKCRQCPSEFTVKRSLTRHEKNHNAERIPCIRCGITFSYKAGLNKHLKNAHGIVQIAPHVFVPDLQPGTSSVRKDCVSTARDKQNVRLSPIRDKARDEFMSNANECWEVLDDIDLFGQNDRLSPERDNTMDEFWSNVNDAECLEVLDTVENLGLYDFQDSYTTLVNGKRVSSANTTSAVRLKKLRLNLVKSSGFTQISTSSNHTITWYYVKNTNNIQNYIYFLDSIKSELINLLKSIVSKNPIKFNLKLEATYNIPNVEYSSENRAFKTSAKAIFCDTGVQEIVEEAFAKLMKEQDEYTSKGSGFTLQCIDGLMLGVYKYKPIGGSSYIQLPGAIENKKAVINPQNLDSQCFKWAILAKHVTGNNKHRVGDNYFKHQEKYNFTNLSFPTPLHQVKIFEKNNPNVSVNVYGIDKQFQPPKFPEYKVFPLKVVHEEKPDHFDLLLISDQDDNTHYSYISNFSRLISAQKTKHNGQLIFCKRCFTSFDKQQYKYKLNGVAGLEQHKLICGEHKPILPQLPEPGSILEFTAWDKTQRHPIVIYADFEAILKKSDEKIGEKTTAFQEHEPMSYGFMVKANEEIPVELLEKFGIPTSPVIYRGNENNKDVARHFIDSIVNIGQKIEKLLKTNTPIIFTIEQRRTHETCNTCNLCKTKFSHENHKVADHCHLSGKFRQSLCNTCNLKLQTPNFVPVFFHNLSNYDAHFIVTRLGYDTNSISVIPNSEEKFITFSKYISNFFTLRFIDTLRFMASSLSTLSKNLITPGFEKFRDSAKHFSTQDLPLVTRKGVYPYDYTDEWDKLEETSLPAKKYFYSTLDESHIKHEDFEHANTVWNHFNCQTLGEYSDLYLKIDVLLLTDVFENFRDLCIRTYHLDPSFYYTAPGFSFDCMLKYTGQQLELISDYDILLMFEKGIRGGLTQASMRYAKANNEKTPDYDPTQPKSWLVYQDCNNLYGYAMSQFMPYGGFKWVEPKLEGLNDLNDRSPIGRMYEVDISYPKELHDKHNDLPFLPKNSIPPGSKVKKLMATLESKKNYVIHYRNLQQAIANGLVVEKVHRVVQFNQSDWLKKYIELNTEMRKKARNDFEKDFFKLLNNAVFGKTMESLRKRFKMELVCSEKRLQKLINLTTFKHCTTYDETLNAVSLENKIIMFNKPIYIGFAVLEISKTVMYDYHYNVMQAHYRDKIELMYTDTDSLVYYIQTDDFYKDLENNSNLLDRMDTSDLPQDHPCYIAERKKIPGLFSDETNSEVMTHFCGLRAKSYSYKINGKEKIRAKGIRGHVVRNHMNFNDHYRCLFGDTTLDVMTENVSIRSFNHRLKTIKSTKLTYNSFDDKRVILEDQIHTLAHGHYSIEDTRTLEQAEAELIQLPEAEIDR from the exons atgtttaaatgcgagcaatgttttttgaaattcgTATACAAGCCAAATTTGATCGCTCACCGAAAAACACACCTCGAAATGTTTAAATGTCGACAATGTCCTTCGGAATTCACGGTGAAACGTAGTCTAACTAGACACGAAAAAAATCACAACGCCGAGCGTATCCCATGTATTAGATGTGGTATTACGTTCAGTTATAAGGCCGGTctcaataaacatttgaaaaatgctcatg GTATTGTACAAATCGCGCCACACGTTTTTGTACCAGACTTACAGCCTGGTACATCATCCGTTCGTAAAGATTGCGTATCAACTGCACGAGATAAACAAAACGTCCGCTTATCACCCATTCGAGATAAAGCGAGGGACGAATTTATGAGTAACGCGAATGAATGCTGGGAGGTTCTAGACGATATCGATCTTTTCGGACAAAATGATCGCTTATCACCAGAACGAGATAACACGATGGACGAATTTTGGAGTAACGTGAATGACGCTGAATGCTTGGAAGTTCTAGACACCGTTGAGAATCTCGGACTTTATGATTTTCAag attcatACACTACGCTCGTTAATGGCAAACGTGTCTCCAGTGCAAATACAACGTCGGCTGTTAGgctaaaaaaattacgtttaaatcTCGTAAAGTCTTCAGGATTTACACAAATCTCTACATCATCAAATCATACAATTACCTGGTATTACGTGaaaaataccaacaatattcaaaactatatcTACTTTCTTGATTCGATTAAATCCGAACTAATCAATTTACTAAAATCAATTGTGAGTAAAAATCCgatcaagtttaatttaaagCTTGAGGCGACATATAATATACCGAATGTGGAATATTCATCGGAAAACCGTGCTTTTAAAACATCGGCTAAGGCGATTTTCTGTGATACCGGAGTACAGGAAATTGTCGAAGAGGCATTCGCTAAATTAATGAAAGAGCAAGACGAGTATACAAGCAAGGGTAGTGGTTTCACATTACAATGTATAGACGGTTTAATGTTaggtgtgtataaatataaacctaTAGGCGGCTCATCATACATACAACTACCAGGcgcaatagaaaataaaaaagctgTGATTAATCCGCAGAACTTAGACTCACAATGCTTCAAATGGGCGATCCTAGCAAAACATGTCACAGGAAATAATAAACATCGTGTcggtgataattattttaaacaccaagaaaaatataattttacaaatctaTCATTTCCAACACCACTACATCaggttaaaatttttgaaaaaaataatccaaacgTCTCTGTCAATGTTTACGGTATTGATAAACAATTTCAACCACCGAAATTTCCGGAATATAAAGTATTTCCACTAAAAGTAGTACATGAAGAAAAACCCGATCACTTTGATCTTTTACTAATTTCAGACCAGGACGATAACACTCACTATAGTTACATCTCTAATTTTTCAAGACTCATTAGCGCTCAAAAAACCAAACATAATGGGCAGTTAATTTTCTGCAAACGGTGCTTTACATCATTCGATaaacaacaatacaaatataaattaaacggaGTTGCAGGACTtgaacaacataaattaatatgtggGGAACACAAGCCCATACTACCTCAGTTACCTGAACCCGGATCAATACTCGAGTTTACTGCATGGGATAAAACGCAACGTCATCCTATAGTAATTTACGCGGATTTCGAAGCAATTCTAAAGAAAAGTGATGAGAAAATTGGAGAAAAAACAACAGCTTTTCAAGAACACGAGCCCATGAGCTATGGGTTTATGGTTAAAGCAAATGAAGAAATACCAGTGGAACTGCTTGAAAAATTCGGAATTCCGACATCGCCTGTAATTTACCgtggaaatgaaaataataaagacgTGGCGAGACATTTTATAGATAGTATTGTGAATATAggtcaaaaaattgaaaaactactCAAAACAAACACCCCTATAATTTTCACTATTGAACAGCGGAGAACACATGAAACATGTAATACTTGTAATTtatgcaaaaccaaattttctcATGAAAATCATAAAGTGGCTGATCATTGTCATTTATCAGGGAAATTTAGACAGTCATTATGCAATACGTGTAATCTTAAACTTCAAACACCTAACTTCGTACcagtattttttcataatttatcaaattatgatGCACATTTTATTGTCACTCGTCTCGGGTATGATACAAACTCTATCTCGGTAATACCAAACAGCGAAGAAAAATttattacgttttcaaaatacattAGCAACTTCTTCACATTAAGATTTATCGACACACTAAGATTTATGGCCTCCAGTTTATCAacactttcaaaaaatttaattacaccAGGATTTGAAAAGTTTAGAGACAgtgcaaaacatttttctacACAAGATTTACCACTAGTTACTCGTAAGGGGGTATACCCGTATGACTACACAGATGAATGGGATAAGCTTGAAGAAACCAGTTTACcggcgaaaaaatatttttacagtacaTTGGACGAATCACATATAAAACATGAGGATTTTGAGCATGCAAATACAGTTTGGAATCATTTCAACTGTCAAACACTCGGGGAATACTctgatctttatttaaaaatcgacgTGCTGCTGCTGACTgatgtgtttgaaaatttccgAGATCTCTGTATAAGAACTTACCATCTGGACCCATCATTTTACTACACAGCACCGGGATTTAGTTTTGACTGTATGCTGAAATACACGGGTCAACAACTTGAACTGATTTCggattatgatattttgttaatGTTCGAGAAAG GAATTCGTGGCGGCTTGACCCAGGCGAGCATGAGATATGCAAAGGCGAATAATGAAAAGACACCAGATTATGATCCAACACAACCAAAATCATGGCTTGTTTATCAGGATT GTAACAACTTGTACGGTTACGCAATGTCACAATTCATGCCATACGGAGGATTTAAGTGGGTTGAGCCGAAACTAGAGGGTCTAAATGATTTAAACGATAGATCACCAATCGGGCGGATGTATGAGGTCGATATATCATATCCGAAAGAACTTCACGACAAGCATAATGATCTGCCATTCCTACCGAAAAATAGTATTCCACCTggttcaaaagttaaaaaacttaTGGCGACTTTAGAATCAAAGAAAAACTATGTGATTCATTATCGGAACCTGCAGCAGGCTATAGCCAACGGACTCGTTGTGGAAAAA gtTCACAGAGTTGTGCAGTTTAATCAGTCGGACTggcttaaaaaatacatagaattAAACACTGAGATGCGGAAAAAAGCGAGGAACGACTTTGAAAAGGATTTCTTCAAACTCTTAAACAATGCCGTTTTTGGAAAAACCATGGAATCTTTAAGGAAACGTTTTAAAATGGAGCTTGTTTGTAGTGAAAAACGTTTGCAAAAACTTATAAATCTTACTACATTCAAACACTGTACTACGTATGACGAAACCCTCAACGCTGTCtcattagaaaacaaaattatcatgtttaacaagccaatatatatag GTTTTGCAGTGCTGGAAATTTCCAAGACCGTCATGtatgattatcattataacGTTATGCAGGCTCATTATAGGGATAAAATTGAGCTCATGTATACTGATACAg attcacTGGTATACTATATTCAAACCGATGATTTTTACAAAGACCTGGAGAATAATTCCAATTTACTCGATCGAATGGATACATCAGACTTACCACAAGATCATCCATGTTACATTGCTGAGCGAAAGAAAATCCCTGGTTTGTTTTCCGATGAAACAAATTCAGAGGTTATGACGCATTTTTGTGGGCTCAGAGCAAAGTCTTATTCATATAAGATCAATGGCAAGGAGAAGATCAGGGCGAAAGGAATCCGCGGGCATGTAGTCAGAAACCATATGAATTTCAACGATCATTATCGCTGTCTGTTTGGTGATACAACTTTGGATGTGATGACGGAGAATGTCTCTATCCGGTCGTTCAATCATCGATTGAAGACTATTAAATCAAccaaattaacttataatagtttCGATGACAAGAGGGTTATACTTGAGGATCAAATACATACCTTGGCTCACGGTCACTACTCTATAGA GGACACCAGAACACTAGAGCAAGCAGAAGCCGAATTAATACAACTTCCGGAAGCCGAGATAGacagatag